The genomic interval GGGTACACCAAATCAAGAACAAAAAGGTAATCCATTAAAACAACCTGTATCTCCAAAATAAAATGCCCAAAATATCAAGTTACAATGCCCCCCAAAAAGTCAGAAACTATTTGGGGGGCATTTTAAGTTACTTTTTGGGCATTTTATTAGGAGTTACTTTCAACATCTTTCTCTAAAACTTGAATTAGTGCCTCTGCTACAGGCCCTGCAGACAATGGATTCTGCCCTGTAATGAGTAGCCCATCAATTTCCACATGAGCGAGAAAAGGAAGCAGAGCAGATTTAAAATCAGCTCCAAGTTCAATAAGTTTGTCCTCTAGTTTGTATGGAACATGAGCTGATCTTCCTACCAGCTTTTCTTCGGTATTGGTAAAACCTGTTAGCTTTTTACCAGCTAATAATCCGGGTGAAAGTTCTGCTGCCTTAATCAAAGCCGCCGGACCATGACAAACCGCAGCTACTGGTTTGGCCAGATCAAAAAACTCAAGAATTAATTTCGCACTCAAATCATCATCAGCCAAATCCCAGATTGGACCATGACCACCAGGAAAAAAAACTGCATCAAAATCAGCAGCAGATAATCCGACCAGTGTATGTGTATGCGAAAACGCTCTTTGGGCAAATTCATCATCCACAAACCTGCGGTTAGCACCAGTAATATGCTCAGTCAGCTCACTCATAGTATCTACAGGTGGTTTTCCACCCAATGGACTTGCTAAAGTGACCTGGTATCCCCGATCAATAAATTCATAATAAGGATCTGTAAATTCTCCAAGCCATACACCGGTTTTACTATCAGTATTTTCCATTTGCTGATGGGAAGTAAGGATCATTAGTATTCGCTTCATAATATATTAATTAAATCATCTTATTATTTAAGTTTTTTAAGAAGCTTTTCTACTTCACTTGCTGACGTTCCAGCCGATTTAACAGCTTGCTTCAATTGACCTGGTGTAACCTCAAATTTTTTAGACCAATATTCAACTTCATAATTTTCTTTTACATTAATTTTGTCTCTATCAGGACTTGCTGTTTTCTGTTTGTCATCCATTGTGTCAAGTTTTTTTAGCTATAACATCGTTATTTTAAAGTTGTTTTTTAAACTATTTGAAATTCCTTTTGCAACTTATCAATCAATTCTTGTTTATTTGCACCCAAATTGGTACAATTGATGCTTATTTGAGCGGAACTGAATATTTTTAATCCATAAACATATGTTAGTAATCAATAATTTCGAAGAGTATAAATCTTATTTGGGCAAAGAATTAGGCCTTTCTGAATGGCATACAATTAATCAGGAACAGATTAATAAATTCGCTGATGCAACACTTGATCATCAATGGATACATGTAGATCAGGAAAAAGCTAAAATTAACGGGCCATTTAAGGCAACGATTGCACATGGATATTTAACGATATCATTAATCCCATATCTATGGAAGCAGATTGCAGATGTTCGCAATATAAAAATGGAAATTAACTACGGTATAGAACGTTTTAAATTTGGACAGGCTGTGATTGTGGATAGTGAAGTCCAACTAAAGGCTAAGCTTATTTCTATAGCAGACTTGAAAGGGATTACTAAAGTTGTCATCAAGGCTACTCTCATGATTAAAGGTCAGGCAAAACCAGCATACACTGGAGATGTTATTTTCTTATACCATTTTGTGTAATTTGAGTATAAATCATCTGATCATTGAAATGAGCATCTTTAATTCTTCCTAAATATCGAGATAAGCGTTTGTTTTTTAATACCGCAAGAATCGGGTTTGGCAGGATTTTACATTCAGATAAATTTGGCTATACTATATAAATAGCTATTTTATGCATCAATTAAGCGAACCTTCAATTCTTTATTTCGGCACACCAGTAGTGTTGATCACAACCTCTAACCTGGACGGCACATTTAACATCGCACCCATTTCATCTATTTTCTGGCTTGGCTGGCGGGCCATAATCGGTATTTCAAACTTATCGAAAACAACTGAAAATATCCGTCGGACTGGCCAATGCGTTTTAAACCTTCCTTCTATTCATCAGGCCGCTGCTGTTAATCGCTTAGCCTTAACTACAGGTACTTTTCCAGTTCCAACGGGCAAAGCTCAAAAAGGATACACCTATCAGGCTGAGAAATTTGATCTTGCTGATCTTACGCCTATCCAGTCCGAAACAGTTAATTCTCCGAGAGTTGCAGAATGCCCGGTACAAATGGAGGCTGTCATGGAGAATCTGCACGGAATTGCGGAGGATGATGAACAACAACGTGGACGCCTGGTGACTATTGAACTACGCATTCTACGTGTTTATCTTGATGAATCGATTATTATGGATGGTAATCCTAATCGGGTTGACCCGGATAAATGGCGGCCACTGATCATGAGCTTTCAACAATTTTATGGTCTCGGTGAACAGGTACATACTTCTAAGCTATCATCCATAGCTGAGCATTTATATCTTAGTCCTGATGTTGAACGGGCAAAAAAATTCACGAAAGCAATCAGACTGACTATTGTCCGTACCAGACTATAGTCAGTCTGGTACGGTTATGCTGATGCAAAATAGTACTAATCAAAAAACTCTACTTTTCCATTGTCTACATCATAAACAGCTCCTATGAGCTTAATATCCTTTTGCAGCTCTAAATCCACTACAATCTGACTCTCTTTTCTGATCCGTTCTATAGTTAATTGTACATTTAGTTTAGTGACATTATTTACAAATAAAGAGTTTGAGCCATTTCTCTCTGCCTGCGTACTTTTCTCGCTTTCTATTGCCGGAAGTACTTTTTCGAGTAATCCAGTAAGGTTTCCCATTTTCACATTGTTGCAGGCTCCAACAATAGCACCACATTTAGTATGTCCAAGCACCAGTATTATTTTAGTACCTACCACCTTAGTGGCGAATTCCATACTGCCCAGAATATCTTCATTCAGAATATTGCCTGCAATCCGAATACTGAAGATATCACCAAGTCCCTGATCGAAAATCAATTCTGCGGATGTACGGCTGTCCATACAACTTAAAATAGTGGCAAAAGGAAACTGTCCTGCAGAAGTGTCATTGACTTGTTGCAAAAGATTTCGGTTTGCTTTTAAATTATTTACAAACCTCTGATTTCCTTCTTTTAAAATTTCCAATGCAAGATCAGGTGTTAAACTACTTTGGGTTTCTTTTGAATGTGTACGCATAATTAATCTTTTTAAAAAATCAGAATATCATAAATCAAGCCACAAGCAATTGTAGAAAAAATTTATTTGTAGCTTGTTCTCCATCAAAAGCAAATGCATTCAGCATAAACCATGCTATGGAGAAAGTTCTTCTTGCCTGGTGAGTTTTTTTTTAGAAAAGTGGTCTCCCGAGCATTGCATTATATAATAACAGAGAGACCAGCACAAAGTAGAGCAGTGCAAAAATCAGGACAGGACGGCTATTCTTTATACCGCTGAGTATTACAAACAGAGGCAAAATCTGCAATGCATGCATTCCGATGAAGTGTGCAATGCGTAAGTCGCCAGCAATCCGGCTCCAGTTTAATATAGGTAAACCAGGCCCGCCGTCAGGTACGCCAACAGTGTGGGAGAGCCTTGAAGCCATTATGCCTCCCTCAAGCGCAAAAATACACGAAAAAATGATTCCCAGCCGGATTGCCCAAAGCAAAGCGGGACTCAGATCTTGCGCTTTTACTTTAAAAAATATGAATCCGACATATAATGCAAATAACGTTTGCGCAACTATTACAACACCCATCATACTAAAAACGACTGCATTATAGGGACTTGAAATATTATAATGAGACATCTGGCCTCTGGCTGCCTGCGAAGTGATTGCAATCATTTCAAAGCTCATCGCGAAGACTGTAAAATTGGCAAAACGGCGTCCTAATAATTTAAACGGCAGAAATTGCAAATAAAGCGGCCATGTGAAGCAATATATGGCAAGAGATAAAGCAAATTTACCAGGTTTGAGCCACAGATTGACACCTGAAAGTTGCCTGTGGTCAAACTGAGAAAGCATAACCAACAGTAAAAATAAAGCCAGATATCCCAGGGAAAAGTAATATAAAATGGGGCTTATAGCCTTGATCTTGTTCAATAGCATTTTCATATGGAAGCTTTAATTTTTCGTATCATCTGATACAGTAAATAACCACAGGGACCAAACATAAAAGTGAGCACCAGGCAAGGAATCACCAGTACATGCGAAATGGATTCTTTATGAGCAGATT from Pedobacter sp. WC2423 carries:
- a CDS encoding type 1 glutamine amidotransferase domain-containing protein, with product MKRILMILTSHQQMENTDSKTGVWLGEFTDPYYEFIDRGYQVTLASPLGGKPPVDTMSELTEHITGANRRFVDDEFAQRAFSHTHTLVGLSAADFDAVFFPGGHGPIWDLADDDLSAKLILEFFDLAKPVAAVCHGPAALIKAAELSPGLLAGKKLTGFTNTEEKLVGRSAHVPYKLEDKLIELGADFKSALLPFLAHVEIDGLLITGQNPLSAGPVAEALIQVLEKDVESNS
- a CDS encoding DUF3606 domain-containing protein: MDDKQKTASPDRDKINVKENYEVEYWSKKFEVTPGQLKQAVKSAGTSASEVEKLLKKLK
- a CDS encoding MaoC family dehydratase; the encoded protein is MLVINNFEEYKSYLGKELGLSEWHTINQEQINKFADATLDHQWIHVDQEKAKINGPFKATIAHGYLTISLIPYLWKQIADVRNIKMEINYGIERFKFGQAVIVDSEVQLKAKLISIADLKGITKVVIKATLMIKGQAKPAYTGDVIFLYHFV
- a CDS encoding flavin reductase family protein, whose product is MHQLSEPSILYFGTPVVLITTSNLDGTFNIAPISSIFWLGWRAIIGISNLSKTTENIRRTGQCVLNLPSIHQAAAVNRLALTTGTFPVPTGKAQKGYTYQAEKFDLADLTPIQSETVNSPRVAECPVQMEAVMENLHGIAEDDEQQRGRLVTIELRILRVYLDESIIMDGNPNRVDPDKWRPLIMSFQQFYGLGEQVHTSKLSSIAEHLYLSPDVERAKKFTKAIRLTIVRTRL
- a CDS encoding carbonic anhydrase family protein, which translates into the protein MRTHSKETQSSLTPDLALEILKEGNQRFVNNLKANRNLLQQVNDTSAGQFPFATILSCMDSRTSAELIFDQGLGDIFSIRIAGNILNEDILGSMEFATKVVGTKIILVLGHTKCGAIVGACNNVKMGNLTGLLEKVLPAIESEKSTQAERNGSNSLFVNNVTKLNVQLTIERIRKESQIVVDLELQKDIKLIGAVYDVDNGKVEFFD